A single genomic interval of Myxocyprinus asiaticus isolate MX2 ecotype Aquarium Trade chromosome 19, UBuf_Myxa_2, whole genome shotgun sequence harbors:
- the LOC127456724 gene encoding calcium-binding mitochondrial carrier protein SCaMC-1 produces MYQTIRKFVFTDCRCSDDESTKSFEELFKKLDVNKDGKVDVSELKAGLAEMGFSMGKGEAQKIIDSGDSNKDEGLDFEEFSKYLKEHEKKLQLTFKSLDKNNDGLIDAREIQQSLKDIGINLADKDVQKILQSIDADGTMTVEWNEWREHFLFNPADDLEEIIRYWKHSTVLDIGDSITIPDEFTEEEKTTGIWWKQLFAGAMAGAVSRTGTAPLDRMKVFMQVHASKSNNISLVDGFKQMIKEGGVASLWRGNGVNVIKIAPETSIKFMAYEQYKKLLTKDGGKIQSHERFMAGSLAGATAQTAIYPMEVMKTRLTLRKTGQYSGMFDCAKKILKKEGVKAFYKGYVPNILGIIPYAGIDLAVYETLKNAWLSRYATETANPGVLVLLGCGTISSTCGQLASYPLALIRTRMQAQASLGGSEQMSMTKLVKKIMEKEGFFGLYRGILPNFMKVIPAVSISYVVYEYMRSGLGISK; encoded by the exons ATGTATCAGACAATCAGGAAATTTGTGTTCACCGACTGTCGTTGTTCGGACGACGAAAGCACAAAAAGTTTCGAGGAGTTGTTTAAGAAGTTGGATGTGAACAAAGATGGGAAGGTAGATGTTTCGGAGCTGAAGGCGGGCCTGGCTGAAATGGGCTTCTCCATGGGGAAAGGAGAAGCGCAG AAAATTATCGACTCTGGAGATAGTAATAAGGATGAGGGCCTGGACTTTGAGGAGTTTTCAAAATACCTGAAAGAACATGAGAAAAAACTCCAACTGACCTTCAAGAGTCTGGATAAAAATAATGATG GTCTCATCGATGCCAGAGAGATTCAGCAGTCACTTAAAGACATTGGCATAAACTTGGCAGATAAAGATGTGCAGAAAATCCTCCAGAG TATTGATGCGGATGGAACAATGACCGTGGAATGGAACGAATGGAGGGAGCATTTCCTCTTCAACCCTGCAGATGACCTTGAGGAGATCATACGCTATTGGAAACACTCAACT GTGTTGGATATAGGTGATAGTATAACCATTCCAGATGAATTCACAGAGGAGGAGAAGACAACCGGCATCTGGTGGAAGCAGCTTTTTGCGGGGGCCATGGCAGGGGCGGTATCTCGCACAGGCACCGCCCCTCTGGACAGAATGAAAGTCTTCATGCAG GTTCATGCCTCGAAATCTAATAATATAAGCCTGGTGGACGGGTTCAAGCAGATGATTAAAGAGGGGGGCGTGGCCTCTCTGTGGAGGGGCAATGgagtcaatgttataaaaattgcTCCAGAAACTTCAATCAAGTTCATGGCTTATGAGCAG TACAAGAAGCTATTGACAAAAGACGGTGGTAAAATCCAGTCACATGAGAGGTTTATGGCTGGCTCTCTGGCTGGCGCGACCGCTCAAACAGCCATCTATCCCATGGAG GTGATGAAGACTAGACTGACACTGAGGAAGACTGGCCAATATTCCGGAATGTTTGACTGTGCCAAGAAGATTTTGAAGAAGGAGGGAGTGAAGGCCTTTTACAAAGGCTATGTTCCCAATATCCTGGGCATTATTCCGTATGCAGGAATAGATTTAGCTGTGTATGAG ACACTAAAGAATGCATGGTTGTCTCGCTATGCTACTGAAACTGCTAACCCAGGTGTGCTGGTTCTTCTCGGCTGTGGAACCATTTCCAGCACATGTGGCCAGTTGGCCAGCTACCCTCTTGCCCTGATCCGCACACGTATGCAGGCCCAGG CGTCTTTGGGGGGATCGGAGCAGATGTCCATGACCAAGTTAGTAAAGAAGATCATGGAGAAGGAGGGCTTTTTCGGACTCTACCGGGGGATCCTGCCCAACTTCATGAAAGTGATCCCAGCTGTCAGTATCAGTTATGTTGTGTATGAGTATATGAGGTCTGGATTAGGCATTTCTAAGTGA
- the LOC127456723 gene encoding elongator complex protein 3, whose protein sequence is MGKPKKKSDLSRAELMMMTIADVIKQLVEAHEQGKDINLNKVKTKTSAKYGLSAQPRLVDIIAAVPPHYRRALVPKLKAKPIRTASGIAVVAVMCKPHRCPHISFTGNICVYCPGGPDSDFEYSTQSYTGYEPTSMRAIRARYDPYLQTRHRVEQLKQLGHSVDKVEFIVMGGTFMALPEEYRDYFIRNLHDALSGHTSNTVTEAVRYSERSNTKCVGITIETRPDYCLKRHLSDMLAYGCTRLEIGVQSVYEDVARDTNRGHTVRAVCESFHLAKDAGFKVVAHMMPDLPNVGMERDVEQFIEFFENPAFRPDGLKLYPTLVIRGTGLYELWKTGRYKSYSPSALVDLVARILALVPPWTRVYRVQRDIPMPLVSSGVEHGNLRELALARMKDMGTECRDVRTREVGIQEIHHKVRPYQVELIRRDYVANGGWETFLSYEDPEQDILIGLLRLRRCSPQSFRPELKGGVSIVRELHVYGSVVPVSSRDPSKFQHQGFGMMLMEEAERIARDEHGSGKLAVISGVGTRNYYRKMGYELEGPYMVKSLY, encoded by the exons ATGGGTAAGCCGAAAAAGAAAA GTGACCTGAGCCGTGCAGAGCTCATGATGATGACAATTGCAGATGTCATCAAGCAGTTGGTTGAGGCCCACGAGCAGGGAAAAGATATCAACCTTAACAA GGTCAAGACAAAGACATCAGCCAAGTACGGCCTCTCTGCACAGCCACGGCTGGTGGACATCATTGCTGCAGTGCCACCTCACTATCGACGTGCTTTGGTGCCCAAACTGAAAGCTAAACCCATCCGCACTGCCAGTGGG attgcagttgttgctgtgaTGTGCAAGCCCCATCGCTGTCCACACATCAGTTTCACTGGCAACATCTGTGT CTACTGCCCAGGGGGTCCGGACTCAGATTTTGAATATTCCACACAGTCTTACACAGGATATGAG CCCACATCAATGAGAGCCATCCGTGCACGGTATGATCCCTACCTCCAGACTAGACACCGAGTAGAACAG CTCAAGCAGCTTGGTCACAGTGTGGATAAAGTGGAGTTCATTGTGATGGGAGGCACATTCATGGCTCTGCCGGAGGAGTACAGGGACTATTTTATCCGTAACCTCCACGACGCGCTGTCAGGACACACGTCTAACACCGTCACTGAGGCTGTCAG GTATTCTGAGCGCAGTAACACCAAATGTGTCGGCATCACGATCGAGACCAGACCAGACTACTGCCTGAAGAGACACCTGAGTGACATGTTGGCCTACGGTTGCACCAGACTAGAGATTGGTGTACAGAGTGTCTATGAGGATGTAGCTCGAGATACCAACAG GGGTCACACAGTCCGGGCCGTTTGTGAATCTTTTCATCTGGCTAAAGATGCTGGTTTTAAGGTGGTAGCGCACATGATGCCAGACCTTCCCAATGTTGGCATGGAAAGAGACGTGGAGCAGTTCATA GAGTTTTTTGAGAACCCTGCGTTCAGGCCAGACGGGCTCAAACTCTACCCTACACTAGTGATTCGAGGCACTGGACTCTATGAGCTGTGGAAAACAGGCCGCTATAAGAGCTACTCTCCCAGTGCCTTGGTGGATCTGGTAGCACGGATACTAGCACTGGTCCCACCTTGGACTCGTGTGTACCGCGTGCAGAG GGATATCCCAATGCCGTTGGTGAGCTCTGGTGTGGAACATGGAAATCTGCGAGAACTGGCATTGGCGAGAATGAAAGACATGGGCACTGAG TGTAGGGATGTAAGAACCAGAGAAGTTGGCATACAAGAGATTCATCACAAAGTTCGACCATACCAG GTGGAGCTGATCCGCAGAGACTATGTGGCTAATGGGGGCTGGGAGACCTTCCTGTCTTATGAGGACCCTGAGCAGGACATTCTAATTGGTCTCCTCCGTCTTCGCCGCTGCTCACCACAGTCCTTCCGTCCGGAGTTAAAGGGTGGCGTATCCATTGTTCGGGAGCTGCATGTCTATGGGAGTGTGGTGCCTGTCAGCAGCCGGGACCCCAGCAAGTTCCAGCACCAG GGTTTTGGGATGATGTTGATGGAGGAGGCGGAGAGGATAGCCAGAGATGAGCATGGCTCAGGCAAACTGGCTGTTATCTCAG